The following is a genomic window from Chloracidobacterium sp..
GAAGCATACATAATGAGCGCGGCGATCGGACTCGTGCTCGGCGGTTCGCAGGCTCTCTCACGGTCGCTTTTCTCCCAAATGATCCCAAAGGGCCGCGAATCCGCCTTTTTCGGGCTTTATGCGATCTCCGAACGCGGCACATCGTGGATCGGGCCGTTGGTATTCGGCCTTGTCGCTCAGCTCACTAATTCCTATCGGCCCGCGATCCTTTGCCTGATCGCTTTCTTTGTTATCGGAAGCATCATTTTATTCTTCACAAACACTAAGCAGGCGATCATTGACGCCGGGAACACGGCACCGGAGAATGCTGCTTAGGCTGTTTTTTGAGTGTTTGGCCGGGAAGCGATACTCGGCTATACTGTCCCTGCCGCAAGCAGCAGCGAACCCGAACATATGCTCGAAAACCCGACTGAAAGGATCATAACCATCTTCGGCGGCTCCAAGTGTCGTTCCGACGCACCGGAATACATCGAAGCAAAGGAATTGGGCGAACGTCTCGCCGATGCGGGACTTACGATCTGTACGGGAGGCTATTTAGGCGTGATGGAGGCGGCTTCACGCGGAGCTCGCGAACGGGGCGGCCGTGTGCTCGGCATCGTGATGAATCAATTCAAGCACGAGCCGAACCGCTTTCTGACCGACAAGGTTGCGACCGATCATTTTTATGACCGGCTCCAGAACCTTATAACCCGATCTATAGGCTTTGTTGCCTTTCGCGGCGGAATGGGCACCGTCACCGAGGTCTCGCTTGTATGGAACAAACTGCAAACAGGTGTGCTTGAAAAGAGGCCGCTAATTCTCGTGGGAGACTGTTGGCACGGCGTCGTAAAAGCTTGGCAGGATAATCTTGTTGTCTCCGACGCAGACCTGTCATTCTTGACCTTCGCCAACGATGCCGCTGAGGCGTGCTCGATCTTACTGGATAACCATAAAGGAGTTTAACTATGAATTGTCCGCGTTGCGACATGAGCCTTATGGACGGTGCAAAATTTTGCGGTTCATGCGGATTTACGATTTCCTCCCAGCAGCCTGTGGCCCAACCGGCGACCGCACCGCCGCCTGCCGCCGGAGCCTTTCAGTTCGATTCGGACGGTCGCGGTCAAGGACGCGGCTATACTTGGGCGATCGAACACCAAGGCGCCTTCGCGCTCGCGGTCGTAAACCTCGCCGCGGAGCAGGCGATCTGTGCGGAAGCCGGTGCGATGGTCTCAATGTCAGCGAATGTCGATCTTTATTCCGAAATGAAAGGCGGCGTTTTCGGTGCTCTCAAACGTGCGGTCGGCGGAGAATCGGCTTTCGTTTCAACATTTACGGCCAAAGGCGGTCCCGGCGAAGTGTCGTTCGCTCCGGGTGCACCGGGTGACGTTGCAGGTATCGAGATGCAGAACCAAGCATTCTGCGTACAGTCGAGTTCATATCTGGCGGGTGACACCTCGCTTATCGTTGATACAAAATTCGGCGGTGCAAAGTCGTTCTTTGGCGGCGAGGGCCTCTTCGTACTCAAGATATCCGGAACCGGCCTTCTGCTCGTCTCGTCATTCGGCTCGATCCACAGAAAGACCCTGAGGCCCGGCGAATTGTATGTTGTTGACACGGGGCATTTGGTCGCGTGGGAAGCACAGATGCAATACAACCTGCGAAAAGCAGCGAAAAGCGGCTTTTTCCGAAGCCTTGTAAGCGGCGAAGGTTTGGTCGCAGAATTTCAAGGCCCCGGCGAGATACTGATCCAAACCCGCAATCTGGCGGCGTTTGCCGGATTGCTCAAACCCTTCTTCCCGACGCAAAGCAGCGGCGGCGGCGGTTTCAGCTTTGGAAGTTAATTGGCTTTTTCGGCTGCGAACATCGAAAATGGTGAAATGATGCCCGATCCGACACCGCGACGTGAGATACGGATCGAAGGCCGAGTGGCTTCACGCGGCATCGGCATTGGGAGGGCTTTTTGCCTCACCGATGGCCGTTTCGAGACGATCCGTCGCAGGCCGGCACCCGTAAATAGAGAGATCGAAAGGCTCGATGATGCGGTCAAGGAAGTGCTCGACCAGCTCGATCAGTTTGCCGCGCATTCCGACGGCAAACGGCCGGACCCGGCCGCGGAGATATTCGATATCCAACGCGCGATCATAAATGACTCATCCTTGCTCGGGCGGATCAGAGAGATCATAGCCGATGAGTCCTGCAATAGTGAATGGGCCGTCAACGAAGCGGCCGCCGAATACCGAGAACGGCTAAGATCAAGCGAAGATGAGCATTTCAGGTCGCTCCTTGCCGATCTTGATGATGTAATTGACCATCTGATATCGGCACTCTTGGACGACCGGCAGCCTCCGGAACCGCCGAAAGATGCGGTCGTGATCACACGGGAACTTCGCCCTTCAACGATCCTCAATTTAGCGAAACACGAGCCAAAGGCCATAGTCACCGAGATCGGCGGCTGGACATCTCATTCGTTCATAATGGCACGCGAATTGGGCATACCGGTCGTTTCCGGCGTTCGCAACGCTCTAAAACGCATCCCGAACGATTCAATGGTTGCCGTTGACGGCCTTTTGGGACAAGTGATACAGGAGCCTGCGGCCGATACGGTCGAACGGCTGAAGCACTATGACCTGCCGTCTCGAAAGGATCTGAAAAAAGGGATCGGGCATATCACAACGGCTGACGGTGTATCGGTAACCATCGCGCCAAATGTTGACAATATTGAAAAATGCCGACAAGCCATCGACGCAGGGGTTTCGTCAATTGGCCTGATCCGGAGTGAATACCTTTTCAATATCGCAAGCCGCTATCCCGGTGAAGAAACACAGATCGACGTTTACAGCAAGATAGTCGGCCTCGCGGGTGAAAAGCGTGTGTGCGTGCGAACGTTCGACTTAAATATGGGCCAGCTTTTGCCGGCCCGCGCCGGCCGTGAACGCAACCCGGCATTAGGATTGCGGTCGATCCGCCTCAGCCTTAAACACGAACGGCAATTCCGAATACAGCTTAGATCTCTTATCAGCGCGGGCGGATGCGTGGACATACTCTTGCCGTTGGTTTCGAGCGCCGATGAGGTAATGCGGGCTCGTGAGATCCTTGCCGACGAGATCGATGCCTTGGGCGCAAGCAAAGCTAAAGGCGAGTGCCCGAGACTCGGCGCGATGATCGAGGTTCCGTCGGCCGTACTGACGATCGACGCGATGCTGGCGGCGGCGGACTTTGGATTTCTCGGTACAAATGATCTTGTCCAATATCTCCTGGGCGTCGATCGTGATAATGAGGCGGTTGCGGATTGGTATCAGACGCTGCATCCGGCTGTCCTAAAGGCGATACAGATCGTCGTTTCAGCGGCTCGAAGGTCAAGAACGCCGCTTGTGATCGGAGGCGAAATGGCCGGCGCGGCCTATTACGTACCGATACTGATAGGACTTGGCGCCCGCGAATTGAGCATGAACCTTTCTTCGATGCCGGGCGTCGCTGAGATCATCGGCTCAATAGATTCAGAAAAGGCCGCCGAACTGATCGCTCCGTTATGCACACTCGGAACAGCGGGCGAGGTCGAGGATGAACTTCGCAAGATCTACGCTAAGTATTGGCCGGAATTACTCCTCACGCACCCGAGCACTCGCCCGTTTGAAAGGTCTTTCTCTTCAAAAATTTAGAAATATCAAGGACTTCGTTGTTTATACGAATAGTTGCCGGTTGATCGGCAGTGATCAGAAATGAACCGAGTGCTGAAATTTGTAGTGCTTGCGGCCATGGCCCTGCCGGCCTCTGTCGCCGCTCAATCAGGGGCGAATGACGGAGCTTTGTCAGCACAAATGTCGGCACCTACCATCAGGATCGAGCCTGCCGCGAACCGAATTTCACTGACCGAGCCGAAAGATCAGTTAGGAAAGACGCCGACCTCGCGCGTGCCGGATGCTGACCCGACCGCATCATATCACCTCGGAACCGGCGATGTGCTTTACATTGAATTTCTCAATGGTACAAAGCTTCGCGGAAATTTCCCGATAACCGAAGACGGCACTATTGACTTTCCGCTTGCCGGAGGCAAGGTCTTCGTCGCGGGAAGCGATGTTGATGATGTGAGACGGTCGATCGAATCACGGGTTCGGCTCTTCAATAACCCAAAGGTGAAGGTCGTCCTCCGCGAATCGGGAAGCCATGCGATCATCGTTTCGGGGCTTGTCGCCGCTCCGGGAGCACAGGATCTTCGGCGCGATGCAGTTCCGCTCTATGTTGTACGGGCAACCGCAATGGCCCATCCGCGTGCTGCGATCGCGAAGGTGAGCCGCGTGGTTGACGGCAGCCTACAAATATACTCCTTGGACCTTGACGCAAACTCCAACTTTTCGATACTCCCGGGCGACCAGATCGAATTTGCCGCCGGCACGAATCCGGGGGTTACCGGCTACTTCTATCTGGCCGGACAGATCGTTTCAGGTGGACGAAAGGAACTTTACGAAGGAATGACCTTGTCGCAAGTTCTGGCTGCATCCGGCGGAGTACGTGATAAAGCCAAGACCGCGAGGATCAGCTTTCGCGATGCATCCGGCCAGCTTGTTGCGATCGATATCGATCTCAAGACATTGAGCTCGGGGAAAATTGCCGACCCTATCATCAGGCAGGGCAACATAATCGAATTGATCGGGAGATGACTTATAACCGGTATTTCAATGTTGAACAGTTTTTGTTATACTTTTTAAGCCTTAGTATGAGGCTCGTCGGGCGGCCGCTGCTGCGATATGCAGGAGAGGAAAGTCCGAACACCATAGAGCAGCGAGCCGGATAACGTCCGGGCGCATTTAAGTGCGGGTACGTCCTGCACCTAACTGCGACGACAAGTGCAACAGAAAGCAAACCGGCCCTTTCAAGGGTTACGGGTGAAACGGTGAGGTAAGAGCTCACCGGCGCGTGTGGCAACACTCGCGGCCGGGTAAACTCCTCGTGGTGCAAGATCAAATAGGGAACCCTGTCGTTCGTACGGCTCGTACGCGCGTTGCTCCAGGGCAGCCGCAGGTTCCGGGTAGATCGCTTGAGCAGGCGGGTGACCGCCGGCCTAGACGAATGGTCGCCGCCTGTGCGAACAGGCACAAAATTCGGCTTATAGGCGGGCCTCATCGCTAATGGTATTTCTGAAGAACCCAAATTTTGATTGGAGAATCGTCGTAAATTATGGCTAATCGCAAAGGTGTGTTTATCGGGGCTTATGTGCCCAGCGAACTGAAAGAATCTCTGAGGCGTCGGGCGGCCGGCGAACACCGCACCTTGTCACAAGAGATAACACGCATACTAATTGAGGCAGTACATGGCAAGGGGCTGCCGGCAGGAAGCGTGGACCGGCGGGCGGGCGCGACGATCCCGCGTCGCCGCGAAACGGATCCGCCGATCCGCAGGCGTGCTGAAGATCTGCCTTTCCTTTCCGGCGGCGAAAAGAAATAACGACAGTTGACACTTTTTAACC
Proteins encoded in this region:
- the ptsP gene encoding phosphoenolpyruvate--protein phosphotransferase, with the protein product MAFSAANIENGEMMPDPTPRREIRIEGRVASRGIGIGRAFCLTDGRFETIRRRPAPVNREIERLDDAVKEVLDQLDQFAAHSDGKRPDPAAEIFDIQRAIINDSSLLGRIREIIADESCNSEWAVNEAAAEYRERLRSSEDEHFRSLLADLDDVIDHLISALLDDRQPPEPPKDAVVITRELRPSTILNLAKHEPKAIVTEIGGWTSHSFIMARELGIPVVSGVRNALKRIPNDSMVAVDGLLGQVIQEPAADTVERLKHYDLPSRKDLKKGIGHITTADGVSVTIAPNVDNIEKCRQAIDAGVSSIGLIRSEYLFNIASRYPGEETQIDVYSKIVGLAGEKRVCVRTFDLNMGQLLPARAGRERNPALGLRSIRLSLKHERQFRIQLRSLISAGGCVDILLPLVSSADEVMRAREILADEIDALGASKAKGECPRLGAMIEVPSAVLTIDAMLAAADFGFLGTNDLVQYLLGVDRDNEAVADWYQTLHPAVLKAIQIVVSAARRSRTPLVIGGEMAGAAYYVPILIGLGARELSMNLSSMPGVAEIIGSIDSEKAAELIAPLCTLGTAGEVEDELRKIYAKYWPELLLTHPSTRPFERSFSSKI
- a CDS encoding TIGR00266 family protein; this translates as MDGAKFCGSCGFTISSQQPVAQPATAPPPAAGAFQFDSDGRGQGRGYTWAIEHQGAFALAVVNLAAEQAICAEAGAMVSMSANVDLYSEMKGGVFGALKRAVGGESAFVSTFTAKGGPGEVSFAPGAPGDVAGIEMQNQAFCVQSSSYLAGDTSLIVDTKFGGAKSFFGGEGLFVLKISGTGLLLVSSFGSIHRKTLRPGELYVVDTGHLVAWEAQMQYNLRKAAKSGFFRSLVSGEGLVAEFQGPGEILIQTRNLAAFAGLLKPFFPTQSSGGGGFSFGS
- a CDS encoding LOG family protein, with product MFGREAILGYTVPAASSSEPEHMLENPTERIITIFGGSKCRSDAPEYIEAKELGERLADAGLTICTGGYLGVMEAASRGARERGGRVLGIVMNQFKHEPNRFLTDKVATDHFYDRLQNLITRSIGFVAFRGGMGTVTEVSLVWNKLQTGVLEKRPLILVGDCWHGVVKAWQDNLVVSDADLSFLTFANDAAEACSILLDNHKGV
- a CDS encoding polysaccharide biosynthesis/export family protein; amino-acid sequence: MNRVLKFVVLAAMALPASVAAQSGANDGALSAQMSAPTIRIEPAANRISLTEPKDQLGKTPTSRVPDADPTASYHLGTGDVLYIEFLNGTKLRGNFPITEDGTIDFPLAGGKVFVAGSDVDDVRRSIESRVRLFNNPKVKVVLRESGSHAIIVSGLVAAPGAQDLRRDAVPLYVVRATAMAHPRAAIAKVSRVVDGSLQIYSLDLDANSNFSILPGDQIEFAAGTNPGVTGYFYLAGQIVSGGRKELYEGMTLSQVLAASGGVRDKAKTARISFRDASGQLVAIDIDLKTLSSGKIADPIIRQGNIIELIGR